From Daphnia pulicaria isolate SC F1-1A chromosome 4, SC_F0-13Bv2, whole genome shotgun sequence, one genomic window encodes:
- the LOC124338046 gene encoding reticulocalbin-2-like isoform X1 has protein sequence MYVFLFSFIILTSSLCIQVSASPHSHKHGAEREIDGAYSPRDHSHYEGEDHNVEFDHEAILGSTKEAEEFDHLPPEEAKKRLAVLLTKMDTNSDKEITTTELKQWILRSFKSLSEEESREKMMEVDLDKDNQVTWNEYKAETYGVDDEVEDGLFSGKEHAEEKALMKNDKELFQTADVNKDGTLSAEEFLAFTHPEEAPHMLEVILRQTLEEKDVNKDGFIDFQEYIGDRGQSKDKAWLIAEKEKFDHELDSDADGRLGAREIIGWVLPSTEEIAAEEVDHLFASADDDHDGLLSFEEILEHHDVFVGSEATDYGDHLNNIHRFQDEL, from the exons ATgtatgtgtttttattttcatttataattttaacttCTAGCTTGTGTATACAAGTCAGTGCAAGCCCTCATAGTCACAAACATGGAGCGGAACGAGAAATAGATGGAGCGTATAGTCCTAGGGATCACTCACACTATGAAGGAGAAGATCACAATGTGGAATTTGATCATGAGGCTATACTGGGTAGTACCAAGGAAGCAGAAGAATTTGACCACTTGCCTCCAGAAGAAGCCAAGAAAAGACTGGCTGTACTGTTAACAAAAATGGATACAAATAGTGACAAAGAAATCACCACCACAGAACTGAAGCAATGGATTCTCAGGTCTTTCAAATCACTCTCAGAAGAAGAGTCTCGAGAAAAGATGATGGAAGTTGACTTGGACAAGGATAATCAAGTGACATGGAATGAGTATAAAGCTGAAACTTACGGAGTGGATGATGAAGTTGAAGATGGACTATTCTCTGGAAAAGAACATGCTGAAGAAAAGGCActgatgaaaaatgataaaGAACTCTTTCAAACAGCTGATGTAAATAAAGATGGAACCCTCAGTGCTGAAGAATTTTTGGCTTTTACTCACCCAGAAGAAGCACCTCACATGCTTGAAGTCATTCTAAGACAAacacttgaagaaaaagatgtcAACAAGGATGGCTTTATAGACTTTCAAGAGTACATTGGTGATCGAG GGCAATCAAAAGACAAGGCGTGGTTAATAGCCGAGAAGGAAAAGTTTGACCACGAGCTGGACTCTGACGCGGATGGGCGTTTGGGTGCTAGGGAAATCATCGGTTGGGTCTTACCGAGTACAGA AGAGATAGCAGCAGAAGAGGTTGATCACCTTTTTGCGTCAGCCGACGATGATCACGACGGTTTGTTATCCTTCGAAGAAATTCTCGAACACCACGATGTTTTCGTCGGTTCAGAAGCGACCGATTACGGAGACCATCTGAATAACATCCATCGTTTCCAAGATGagctataa
- the LOC124338045 gene encoding autophagy-related protein 13-like has product MATAAMSYQSSGITSVGLTIQEQKEIEKYVKFLSQKMVQVIVQSRLGEKVCTPCKANASPSDWFNLGIEDIPEVVVETKKALKGQLLAIGSPPLCVEISLKTVEGDSLILENWCLSVNETSEPFNRLSYTVYSRMSLLLKSIISVSRITPAYKLSGRQGADSFVLCYRVFCGEPHGLGTSTKNCTIGQVDTPIGLYSVLLSYRTQLALSPKDGAMLVKSDHFDHLTTDQYSPRFCRAADRRRDKGGDSSGSGSEPVASDDSQEACRLFVNSPPGNKAPDYQNVLQQNRFYFDDGPKFGAFADPSSARRNLSSEFMLPELPLPTFMKIQSLKDVKKEQERASAGGSNAAIQKDVEITDDSTQLTTSLGPVSNSDEFVMVESLKTPFAEGDSSHDVGAFFRECQSAPVSLQSFNRPSGMATLEIGSQLEQFEKDLEGYDDLVQSLGIGADEGGKQ; this is encoded by the coding sequence ATGGCTACTGCTGCCATGAGTTACCAAAGTTCTGGGATAACAAGTGTTGGATTGACAAttcaagaacaaaaagaaatagaaaaatatgttAAATTCCTGAGCCAAAAAATGGTACAAGTTATTGTACAATCAAGACTTGGGGAAAAGGTCTGCACTCCTTGCAAAGCAAATGCATCTCCATCAGACTGGTTTAATCTCGGAATTGAAGATATCCCTGAAGTGGttgtagaaacaaaaaaagcattGAAAGGACAGCTTCTCGCTATTGGAAGTCCACCTTTATGTGTGGAAATATCATTAAAAACTGTGGAAGGTGATTCATTGATCCTGGAAAATTGGTGCCTCTCAGTCAATGAGACTTCAGAACCATTTAATCGTCTTTCTTATACTGTTTACAGTAGAATGTCATTGCTTTTGAAGTCCATTATATCTGTCAGCAGGATCACTCCTGCGTACAAATTATCAGGTCGTCAAGGAGCCGACAGTTTCGTACTATGTTATCGCGTATTTTGTGGTGAACCTCATGGATTGGGAACatcaacaaaaaattgcacGATAGGTCAAGTGGACACACCCATTGGCTTGTACAGTGTTTTGTTGAGCTATCGTACTCAATTAGCCCTGTCTCCCAAAGACGGAGCAATGTTGGTGAAAAGTGACCACTTCGACCATTTAACAACTGATCAATATAGTCCACGGTTTTGCCGAGCAGCAGATCGCAGAAGGGATAAAGGAGGAGACAGCAGTGGAAGTGGAAGCGAGCCGGTAGCATCGGATGACAGCCAAGAAGCATGTAGACTATTTGTGAACTCTCCACCTGGCAATAAAGCGCCAGACTACCAGAACGTACTGCAACAGAACCGATTTTATTTCGACGATGGACCCAAGTTTGGTGCATTTGCTGATCCTTCCTCTGCTCGACGTAACCTGTCGTCTGAATTCATGCTACCAGAATTGCCATTACCGACGTTCATGAAAATCCAGAGCTTAAAAGATGTGAAGAAGGAGCAGGAACGTGCATCTGCTGGTGGTTCGAATGCTGCAATTCAAAAAGATGTTGAAATAACGGATGACTCTACTCAGTTAACCACTTCCTTGGGCCCCGTCAGCAACAGTGACGAATTCGTAATGGTCGAGTCGCTGAAGACACCGTTCGCCGAGGGCGACTCATCCCATGACGTTGGTGCCTTCTTTCGTGAATGCCAATCGGCTCCCGTCTCATTGCAGTCTTTTAATCGTCCAAGTGGTATGGCGACGCTTGAAATCGGCTCTCAACTTGAACAATTCGAAAAGGACCTCGAAGGCTATGACGATCTGGTCCAGTCATTGGGCATTGGGGCTGACGAAGGCGGCAAACAATGA
- the LOC124338046 gene encoding reticulocalbin-2-like isoform X2 encodes MYVFLFSFIILTSSLCIQVSASPHSHKHGAEREIDGAYSPRDHSHYEGEDHNVEFDHEAILGSTKEAEEFDHLPPEEAKKRLAVLLTKMDTNSDKEITTTELKQWILRSFKSLSEEESREKMMEVDLDKDNQVTWNEYKAETYGVDDEVEDGLFSGKEHAEEKALMKNDKELFQTADVNKDGTLSAEEFLAFTHPEEAPHMLEVILRQTLEEKDVNKDGFIDFQEYIGDRDSDVEVAKQKEMFDTEFDTNGDGSLDSIEFKRWVAPSNEEIAAEEVDHLFASADDDHDGLLSFEEILEHHDVFVGSEATDYGDHLNNIHRFQDEL; translated from the exons ATgtatgtgtttttattttcatttataattttaacttCTAGCTTGTGTATACAAGTCAGTGCAAGCCCTCATAGTCACAAACATGGAGCGGAACGAGAAATAGATGGAGCGTATAGTCCTAGGGATCACTCACACTATGAAGGAGAAGATCACAATGTGGAATTTGATCATGAGGCTATACTGGGTAGTACCAAGGAAGCAGAAGAATTTGACCACTTGCCTCCAGAAGAAGCCAAGAAAAGACTGGCTGTACTGTTAACAAAAATGGATACAAATAGTGACAAAGAAATCACCACCACAGAACTGAAGCAATGGATTCTCAGGTCTTTCAAATCACTCTCAGAAGAAGAGTCTCGAGAAAAGATGATGGAAGTTGACTTGGACAAGGATAATCAAGTGACATGGAATGAGTATAAAGCTGAAACTTACGGAGTGGATGATGAAGTTGAAGATGGACTATTCTCTGGAAAAGAACATGCTGAAGAAAAGGCActgatgaaaaatgataaaGAACTCTTTCAAACAGCTGATGTAAATAAAGATGGAACCCTCAGTGCTGAAGAATTTTTGGCTTTTACTCACCCAGAAGAAGCACCTCACATGCTTGAAGTCATTCTAAGACAAacacttgaagaaaaagatgtcAACAAGGATGGCTTTATAGACTTTCAAGAGTACATTGGTGATCGAG ATTCAGATGTCGAAGTAGCGAAGCAAAAAGAGATGTTTGACACTGAGTTCGACACTAATGGGGACGGCAGTTTAGACTCCATTGAGTTTAAACGATGGGTTGCCCCCAGTAACGA AGAGATAGCAGCAGAAGAGGTTGATCACCTTTTTGCGTCAGCCGACGATGATCACGACGGTTTGTTATCCTTCGAAGAAATTCTCGAACACCACGATGTTTTCGTCGGTTCAGAAGCGACCGATTACGGAGACCATCTGAATAACATCCATCGTTTCCAAGATGagctataa
- the LOC124338047 gene encoding guanylate kinase-like isoform X1: MLEFIRKLAMAPAVSPLGPRPLVFCGPSGSGKSTLIKQIMSDFKGVFGFSVSHTTRSPRPGEVDGKDYHYVSREAMEKGISNGEFIESATFSDNMYGTSKKAVEDVQRSNKICILDIDTQGVKLIKETSLNPIFIFMKPPSMEVLEKRLRGRNTESEESLQKRLLTAKAEMEYGSEPQNFDIVIENDQLDKAYQDLKEFLMPFIKEVKN, encoded by the exons ATGTTAG aattcatTCGCAAGTTAGCCATGGCTCCTGCTGTTTCTCCTTTGGGTCCACGTCCACTAGTCTTTTGTGGTCCATCTGGCTCAGGGAAATCTACTCTTATCAAACAAATTATGAGTGATTTCAAAGGTGTTTTTGGATTTTCTGTATCTCATACCACAAGGTCTCCAAGACCAGGTGAAGTTGATGGGAAAGACTATCATTATGTATCAAGAGAAGCTATGGAAAAGGGAATATCTAATGGAGAATTTATTGAATCAGCTACTTTCTCTGATAACATGTATGGTACCAg taAAAAGGCAGTGGAAGATGTTCAGCGCAGCAATAAAATATGCATTTTGGATATTGATACTCAAGGGGTGAAACTTATAAAGGAGACATCTCTTAatccaattttcatttttatgaaaCCCCCTTCAATGGAGGTCTTGGAAAAAAGACTTAGGGGAAGAAATACTGAGAGTGAAGAGAGTCTTCAGAAAAGACTCCTAACAGCCAAAGCTGAGATGGAATATG GCAGTGAACCCCAGAATTTTGACATTGTAATTGAGAATGACCAGCTTGACAAGGCCTACCAAGATTTGAAAGAATTTTTGATGCCTTTTATTAAAGAAGTTAAGAATTAG
- the LOC124338047 gene encoding guanylate kinase-like isoform X2, which produces MAPAVSPLGPRPLVFCGPSGSGKSTLIKQIMSDFKGVFGFSVSHTTRSPRPGEVDGKDYHYVSREAMEKGISNGEFIESATFSDNMYGTSKKAVEDVQRSNKICILDIDTQGVKLIKETSLNPIFIFMKPPSMEVLEKRLRGRNTESEESLQKRLLTAKAEMEYGSEPQNFDIVIENDQLDKAYQDLKEFLMPFIKEVKN; this is translated from the exons ATGGCTCCTGCTGTTTCTCCTTTGGGTCCACGTCCACTAGTCTTTTGTGGTCCATCTGGCTCAGGGAAATCTACTCTTATCAAACAAATTATGAGTGATTTCAAAGGTGTTTTTGGATTTTCTGTATCTCATACCACAAGGTCTCCAAGACCAGGTGAAGTTGATGGGAAAGACTATCATTATGTATCAAGAGAAGCTATGGAAAAGGGAATATCTAATGGAGAATTTATTGAATCAGCTACTTTCTCTGATAACATGTATGGTACCAg taAAAAGGCAGTGGAAGATGTTCAGCGCAGCAATAAAATATGCATTTTGGATATTGATACTCAAGGGGTGAAACTTATAAAGGAGACATCTCTTAatccaattttcatttttatgaaaCCCCCTTCAATGGAGGTCTTGGAAAAAAGACTTAGGGGAAGAAATACTGAGAGTGAAGAGAGTCTTCAGAAAAGACTCCTAACAGCCAAAGCTGAGATGGAATATG GCAGTGAACCCCAGAATTTTGACATTGTAATTGAGAATGACCAGCTTGACAAGGCCTACCAAGATTTGAAAGAATTTTTGATGCCTTTTATTAAAGAAGTTAAGAATTAG